The Carassius auratus strain Wakin unplaced genomic scaffold, ASM336829v1 scaf_tig00214358, whole genome shotgun sequence DNA window tttcaaTCTGATTTACACATTCCCGTTTGCTGCAGGTTTAATCTAGTTTCTGTGATCACTCGCAGGTTTACAGGCTCTGATATATCGATGTCTGCTCACCTTGTCAAACATGCGGTTCAGCAGACGAGGAACCACAGGAAATACGGTGGGCTTCAGGGTCGTGAGGTCATCCATCAGAACTCGAATGTCACCCTGGAAGTATCCGATACGTGCGCCGTGCACCAGAATCAGACCCTGAGAGTGAGGAAACAGCGTCAGTGGACATCAACAGTCATGAGGTGAACGATTTTAAAACCCTAAATAATGTGCTTATTGAAAAGGACGCTCAAATAACTTAAGAGCACCCTGCACAGACCTGTACGACTCTCTCAAACATGTGTGCCAGGGGCAGGTAGGAGATGTGCACGTCCTGAGGACCAATGGGGCAAGACGGCTGCAAGACAAGAGGTGAAACCAAATGTGAATCTTCCTAATTAGTCATTTAGCTGATGATTTATCCTCAATATTATGAGAACAGTAACATATTACAGGTCTAGTCTCTCTGGTGCATCACTTTGTTCAAATGTAAATCAATGATTGAttctaaaatattgttttaatgtaacaataatataaattactacatttaattctaaaataaatgattaaattataatttatacaaataaaatgcatctaaaaatacacttatttcagCATTTCACACAATGTAAATTAGTATTCTTTTCTCATTACAGTATTAATAATCGGTGATGAAATGTGCAGTCatgaaaatataatgcaaaaaaaaaagtgttctcaaagctttttttttcagccaaaGAGTGATTAAAAATTGTACAAACaaattgtactgtaaaaaaaaataaaatattaatattattcagattaaaaagattttatttttattattaattaaaaattaaattattaaagaaatatattactattgcaATAATAAACCAGTTATGCACAACAGGATCTTTCTAATTAGTCACTTAAATTGAATTATaaaaatcgattattaaattcgaaattataaaattaaaatgcaaataataataataaattaagcaaatattacacaatataaataatatggcACTTCTTTAGAAGCAGGGATGAAATGTGCTTAACTGTCATGAAAATATAACGCAACTAAAAGATTTTCCTAAACAGTGAAAATGATAAATGCATTTGAAGTTGTGTGATTATAGGACTATTATTTGAGACTTTACTGACCTTTGTTACATAGATGAAGGCTGAAGTATTAGACACTATGTTTCTGTGGGTGAGCATCGCTCCTTTAGGGTTTCCTGTGAGAAAACAAATGAGCAACGTTGTGTCTATCATAACACTCAATTCACGTCATCTGAATTCCTCTTTCAAATTCATATTACAAACAAGAATTAAAGTAAAGGACTGTTACAAGAGACATCTGGCAGACAACTTTATTCAAAGGACATTACATCGCACTGAAGCTAAATGTACACACTGACATCGATTCATGCATTCTCTCCTGATCTTAGCGTTACTAGCGCCTAGAGCGAAGTAAAAACATCATACCTGTGGTTCCACTTGTAAAACAAATAATAGCCAAGTCATCAGGCTGAGGGGGCTGCAAATATAGTGGATACATatgaagaattaataataatgataataaattcaGAGAAAAGTAGCATGCAAAGACTTCTTACAGAAACAATCCTTTTATAGTTATGAAATATTACTGGCAAACTGAAAAAGGAACAATTGTACTAACCACAGGATGCTGTCGATGAGCCTTGCCAATATTCTGTAAAGGAAGGAAAACTTATTTCAATAAACGATGGAGACAGAGGAAGCTCAGTGAAAGAGGAAGAAACTGAGGCGTGAATGAGGTTTGTATTTGCAATAAAGACTGAATTGCAGAATGAAAGCAATCAAACACAAGTACAGCCAATAAAACACATCAAACTCAGAAAGATGATAGTGTAGTAAAGTAGGAGGttcacaataaaaatgtaaaataattcatataaatacttcaatcaataataataataataacaatatttttaaataaactgaagcaatttaaatcatgaaaatgtagtattaaaataataatactacagAGAATACAAAagataatattaaacaatatatatatatatatatgtaaacataaaaatgtgaaaacaattcaaatacatacataatataaagctgaaaatttacaaaaaaaatgtaatcagaaaaacataatatgaaaataaataatacaaacaaataaaaaaacacttaataagaaactgaattaaatcataaaaatgttgtattataataaacacataatataaaaaaaatacttacaatttaaaatgttaaaataataaataaaacacaaaagaatacaaatgaaaagaaatacaaggcataaaatatatttacaaaaattattgaatcataaaatgtcaaatgtaatattaaattaaatatctaaataaaaacacttaagcaATTGTAATcacaataatttatattaaaatatataaataatattaaaataaacatacaaaaaaacaacaaccttattAAATCCTAAATATGGTATATtggtataaataaaattaaaacaaatcaaaattaatactacattttttaattatttttacaaatattgtatCTGTTTACCTGCATGTTATGTGACCAGTAACCATCAtcaaagaacagaacagaacatgcaaatatgttgttaaattattaataattcaacaatattaattaataatttatcaatattcatattaacttattaaaaaaataaaattaaataaatatatatatatatatatatatatatatatatatatatatatatatatatatattctgtatatttatttgtttgttaatttatttatttgaaaagctCCTGAGAATTTACGTCAAAAGGGTTCAGCTGACCAAAAACATTTGGGGAACCCTGGTGTAAAGCGAAGAAAACTTGTTTTCCATGCAAAACTATTAAAAGTAAGTAAAACAACTGTACAGCAACAAAGATCTAAACAATGTCAAATGTTTTGCCATGTAATCATAAGTAATTTATCAATTATGATGTTTACATAAAACCACTCCTGGAATGCTAACCTTAACTTccaaaagtatttttctttttttttctttttttagatatGTTACTCTATGGTATTCTTTGAAGTAAATACTATGTTACACAAATGTGATATtcacacaaattccataactgtAACATAATACTTGTAGAAAAAATTAAGTTAGTAGGTTTGAAGGACTATCTATAAATAGCAGCTGAAGTGTCAGTGTGCCCTGAGGGCAAGCGTTCAGTGTTGCAGGTCACCCAGTTAGCACAGCTGATCCATGATCGGGTCACAGCAAGACAAACAAACCCCAccagacacaaacacacgcatCGACCGCGTTCCCTGGGGTCATGCAAGGATTTGAGCACACAATCTGCGGTGTATTCACCTCTGTGTCTCTCAGACTGACGATGTCGATGCCGCACTGCTGTGCTCTGCTAACTAAATCAGCCTCAAAGTTTTCGATGAGGATCAGGGTTTTGACTGTGTGCGGTTTGCCCGAAACACAGTCCAACAGCAGCTGAGCCTTCTCGGGTACATCACATACGACAGTAGAGATGCAGGCtgcaacacacacaaaacatgataCAATAAAGTTAGGCATCCCTAAATCTAATAGTGACCTAGCAAACACCACTGAGAATACAACAGGGACATCCTGTAAGACACATATCTGCATGCATACTAAATCAGTGACTAATAAACAAGCAAACTTCATGTAAATAAACTCTCTCAAGATAAAGCAGACATACCTTTTTCCAGGATGTAGCCTATTGCTTCTGTGCCCAAGGTGTCATACAGAGGAACTGATATCAGAGAGTAAGTGTAGCAGGCCAGCTCTGAAATCGTCCACTGAAGAAAGATTTCTGACATTAGTGACGAAATATTTGCAATATCGAAATACAGAAGATGACCTGCACAATCCACATTAAGGAAACACACGCTTTAGTACATCGTAAGCTGTGTGTCACGTATTTAGAGTCCCACATAGAAACTCAAGACAGGAGACATTTCAATcgaaatttaaatgtattaatttaggtaatttttatcttttaaaaagtgAAGTGTCATATCTGCACCATCACCAAACGGAATtgaaaataacactttaaaaacataatttttttttggtcatagAAAAGATTGTGTTACTAGATgagaaaaataattgtaatacatatatattaatgtagaaatgtagaaattacatcacttgctcaccagtggatcctctgcagtgaatgggtgccgtcagacaaaaaacaaatccatcattaatccCTTTTTagctttaaactgttgcttccataatccataatgatGCTTCATTGAGTAAAAAAAGTCCATCACCTGTTGTATCAAAATCCACTGCCATGTTgctttagaactgttttggcttgttttcatttataaacggtttctgatctgtgcatatttcggtaacactttactaTAAGGTTCATTAGTTGACATTAGtcaactactttagttaacatgaactaagaatgaacaatacttctacagcatttattaatcttagttaatgttaacatttactaatCCAAAGTTGTGCATGTCAACATAAGTTAATGCACaggaattaacatgaactaacagtgaacaactgtatttttttttttattaactttaacaaatattattaaatgctgtAATAAGGGAACTGTTAATTGttaccgataccgatatataaAGTCTTACcgatatttctctcctgattcagacaggaCTTtctttactggagaaagcaatattatgtaaagaagttaaaaacacattaataatgcatttgtttactaacttttcacttcacaagatgttaactgatggactggagtgatgtggattatttgtggattgtttttatcagctgtttggactccattctgacggcacccattcattgctgAGGATCTATTGATGAGCAActgatgtaaagctaaatttcttcaaatatgTTCAGATGAtgaagcaaactcatctacatctcggatgtcCCGAGGGTGAGaatattttgggtaaactattcttttaagacaAATTACACTATTGATCTAAAGCTGGTCAAAATTTAAGGAAGTGTAAAGATGCATTTGGATAATAAATCACATATTTAGTAGCTCTGACCTCTGGTCTGTTCTGAGAGAAGATGCCGATGTAGGGGTCTTTGTTCTTCGAGTGTCCTATGTGCAAAAATGCTGATCCCAAATATTCTGCTCGCTCAATCACCTGATGAAGAGGAAATGACAAATAACCAAACCAGAAAATAAGTGACTTGTGAAATGCAGTTCAATGTGCACAAGAAGGAAGgagaaattaaagcaaaaggtccATATCAACTATAAACGTTTttctttaaatagtttaaattaaattcaaaagaaCTTATTTTTGCCATTATTAACTTTATATGCTAAAGGTTATCCGTGCATGCGTACAGTATCATGTGCAATCTATGTAGCTTATTAACAAGACACAAAGTGAGGAATGTACAATTGAGACTGCTTCAGCAGTTAAACATGTTCCCACAAGCTTTTTACAGTTTGACCCCTTTACAACCATGTCAACACCCTACCAGAAACCTGCACTTAAGAGGTCTGAAACCCAAAATCCAGCTTCTCTACAGGTGTGCATCAGAAGCACGGATTACATGACACACAGATTAGGcattttaaaagaacataatGTCTAACTGTATGAATTACTTCACAGGTTTTACAGCATGCTAGATGTTAGTTATGTTAAGTTTGTATGAAATGCACCAGGTAACTTATTAACCTGAGAGCTATGACAACCATAAATGTGAGTTATGATAAACCTCAAAGCTCAAAAATAAAGATGGGCGGATGGTGTGGGACCAGTGTGAGAGACGGGGCAGTTCTGCATTAGGACATTTGTCTTCTCttgttttaaaacactgttttctgTGATGGATTTAACATAAAGGAAAAGTTATGAAGCATCAGTCTGAATGTGTTGAAAATTATAAACAACAAACTGCACGTCATGATTTTTAGGAAAAGGATTTATGAATTTATAGCTGCTGAGtttaattatatatgcataattcaagtattattgaataatatgaatttaattaattatctgCACTCTAACTTTTAATTATAACCTTAAAATTGtataagaaatataataaagttatttctaaatacaaaatataaatatgttatgaATAATAATGCAGATGAATAATTACCAAATATTAatgcaaaatatgaatttaatatattaaatataaggaTAACCATAACATTTTATAAGAAATACAAAGGAAAAATTATTTCTAACATAAATACgtcaaaatgtacaaatatctTAGTTGTGTGGAAAATAACTTAATATACATGTATAAGGAAATAAAGGTATAAATGataattaatgttttactttttttttttttactttgcatatttatttttatttttatttatttatttttacatttctttgtatatttatttatttataattttatcaagTTTGGCATTCCATAAGTGGTAAGGTTAGTGAAAATATCAGAAGACTTACATAATTACAGAAGCATGTATCAATTACAAAAatcacagatatatatatatatatatatatatatatatatatatatatatatatatatatatatatatatataggaacatAAATATATATGGAAGCAGAAATCTCATCCTACCTCCGAATATGAAAGCCATTCATATGGTTGCTTTGGTTTTCTGGATCCCAGACAGGGACCGTTTTCTGAAAGGAAATATAAAGATATCACATACAAGGCcaattagattatatatatatatatataacatgagatatattaaaggggtcataggatGCCCATTTAACACcagttgatatgattcttaagggtcttaatgaaaagtctgtagcatagtttggttaaaatttctcattggtagtgcaaaaaataaaaaaaaaattttactctgtcaaaaacagctattttcagaGCACTCAGTTtctagcattttcctttaaatgttaatgagctctgctgaccccgcccctctcttctgcgCTCTCTGAGGGAACTATTCATCGAGAAACtagctaattagcacattattaggataTGCGATTTGcagacattcattaaaaaaaccttaaactcacttcttctgtaggtgaagctggatcacgaatAATTCACGTGAACCTCTACGCATTAATTGTAGATTGGGGAcacattccctttaaaatcaaAGGTAATCTACTGcgtcttcagtggctcagattTCAGGAGTAAGTGACGACTGctttgttcattattacatccaacataAAAACACCTTGATCACTTAGGAGTCATTCgtgttagggatgcaccgaaatgaaaattcttggccgaaaccgaaaaccgaaaaagagaaaaccaaggccgaaaaccaaaactgaaacaccgaaagaaattatgccaattattagtaccattgcatttattgctatgaccgtgtactaactttactaaaattaagacattgcaattgcataaattaatattaaagtttcaaagataattacaattacataacttatttaaaaaaaaaaaacataaaaatacacaattaaaaatgatgcaaatatttattaagcacattgcaacaatgcacagtataaaataaaattctaactaaaaatgtatcccactcatgtgtatatttaataataatgtacaggcctactggcctgcagaaaggttttaaaatgaacatttctctcataaaaacaaagtgcatttaggtgaagtgcatttgaaattgttctctgtaggactagaaagtgcattacttctccagttggcaagactgttatcacttctggggatggggacttcagacagataaccatctagctgttgagcagttgagcttgtcatctgcctgacatttgagaaatatttgagagagtgtatttacagacatggaactattcagtctattattgatttttatttccacttcactttcatccaaagagagagaactatttgcactgtttttatcagtgggagaatattcatacaatactacaacctagaaataatttgcaggtctcagcagcacgaattatgtgcccagctacatctgattcaaatattatgctaattaacagtgaacggtggtttcagacattacagtgcttcactcgcactgactcttattctgcctgaaagaataaaaagactgagctgaaggcggagcgattcgaccaatcagatgaaagcagtgtTTCAGCTCCACTCACAAgtgcaaatgaaatatttaagCCATAAACcagatgatcaaaacatacacggaacAACTGTCTTGTCGATGTTTTctcttgaatcctcttcttgagtattgagtctcttgaccttctgcaagccccaccttgttcacgcagtgattgacgtgGCTCAAGGGGGCggagacgtgatcggctcggaatgcattttcaatgtgcactttgaattttgctacattcattgcgggacactgaATGAACATGCAATCGTAAGTGttttgactgtgagtgttaatgcaattaagaaaaatagcatttgaattatcattttgccacagtttttgcttgaacatgttagacatatctaatcatttctgtaatacattttaattttaattttgcaacttataaagcgttaaaattaatattaattttacatattaaagcTGGTGTAAGatatggcaaatgaaaattatgtcatctaattttcattttcattttgcaccaaccgttgcacaaatgtattggtaaatgtaaatgtaaatacagaaatgcattgccattttacatattgcattgtcattttgcatattacatcccgaattgaataatgctacccatatgcttccatagagatcagctcgatttgagaaagggatAAAGATTTGAgcagattaaaaatacagtttgctTTTAcagcttgtaaaagtgcatgtagcatcatatgacccctttaatatatttattgcttcaatgttgaaataaaagCAAACAGTACATACTTGACTCCCTCAGACCCCTGTGAAAGCTCTCGTATATGGTCTTGGCATCCTCGTAGAAATGGCTCAGGAGTGGGTCTCCGTTTAAAACCGCTCCTCGACGAGCAAATTCTCCACCCTGATCGACAAAGACCAAATGCAAAGTTTTATATCAAATCTCTGATTGCAGTTAGACAGGCTTTGAGTTCATCTTGATGTAGTGTAGTCTTACCGGCAGCTCTACTGACTGCATGCACAGGTCACAGGGCGGTTTGAGGGCTTTGGGTCTGGTGGCGAACCAGTACGCCGTGACGGCGGTGAACGCGCCCATGCCGAGCAGGGTGTTTGTGGAGAGGCTGCGGAAATAGTCCCTCACCTCGGACAGCTCAGGGATTCGCAGCTGCTTCAACAGCTCGTGTGCTTGCATGACTACAGAGAACTCAATCTGTGGAGGACAACAGGGGATATATTACACCCTACTCCGTTTATACCCTAGTGCAGGGGGGGAAATACTTCGATATTACCATATTTATGAATAATGGAATTCCAATGGAC harbors:
- the LOC113091924 gene encoding long-chain-fatty-acid--CoA ligase 1-like, giving the protein MQAHELLKQLRIPELSEVRDYFRSLSTNTLLGMGAFTAVTAYWFATRPKALKPPCDLCMQSVELPGGEFARRGAVLNGDPLLSHFYEDAKTIYESFHRGLRESKNGPCLGSRKPKQPYEWLSYSEVIERAEYLGSAFLHIGHSKNKDPYIGIFSQNRPEWTISELACYTYSLISVPLYDTLGTEAIGYILEKACISTVVCDVPEKAQLLLDCVSGKPHTVKTLILIENFEADLVSRAQQCGIDIVSLRDTENIGKAHRQHPVPPQPDDLAIICFTSGTTGNPKGAMLTHRNIVSNTSAFIYVTKPSCPIGPQDVHISYLPLAHMFERVVQGLILVHGARIGYFQGDIRVLMDDLTTLKPTVFPVVPRLLNRMFDKIYGQANSPLKRRILEFAFRRKENEMKSGIMRRDSVWDKIIFKKVQASVGGHVRMMLTGAAPISAPVLTFLRAALGCQFYEGYGQTECTAGSTTTLPGDWTAGHVGAPLPCNDIKLVDVAEMNYYAAKGEGEVCVRGPNVFKGYLKDPEKTKEALDEDGWVHTGDIGKWMPNGTLTIVDRKKHIFKLAQGEYIAPEKIENIYIRSEAVAQAFVHGDSLQACLVAIIVPDPDFLPTWAKKRGIEGSYEELCKNKDVKKAILEDLVKLGKESGLKSFEQVKDIVLHTEMFSIQNGLLTPTLKAKRTDLRSHFRKQIDELYSNIRM